A DNA window from uncultured Fibrobacter sp. contains the following coding sequences:
- a CDS encoding HD domain-containing protein — translation MDTSVLDKAIVFAVKAHQGAERKGKGFPYIVHPMEAVSIAATMTNDQELLAAAALHDTVEDTDVTLKDVEREFGKRVAQLVEAESDIEFEGKSRQESWRLRKEEAIERLSSASNEVKIVALADKLSNIRAISRDYQAIGDKVWDLFCVKDAASHEWHFRGLARALASLKGTFAYDEFTETIDKVFGK, via the coding sequence ATGGATACTTCAGTTCTCGATAAAGCGATTGTTTTTGCCGTCAAGGCGCACCAGGGGGCCGAACGCAAGGGGAAAGGTTTCCCCTACATCGTGCACCCGATGGAAGCGGTCTCGATTGCGGCGACCATGACCAACGACCAGGAGCTTCTGGCCGCTGCAGCCCTTCACGATACCGTCGAAGACACCGACGTCACGCTCAAGGATGTCGAACGCGAGTTCGGTAAGCGCGTCGCCCAGCTCGTCGAGGCGGAATCCGATATCGAATTCGAAGGAAAGAGCCGTCAGGAAAGTTGGCGGCTCCGCAAGGAAGAAGCGATTGAACGTCTGTCATCGGCCTCCAACGAAGTGAAAATCGTTGCGCTCGCAGACAAGCTGAGCAATATTCGCGCTATCAGCCGCGACTACCAGGCGATTGGCGATAAGGTGTGGGACCTGTTCTGCGTCAAGGATGCCGCTTCTCACGAATGGCACTTCCGCGGACTTGCAAGGGCCCTTGCAAGCCTCAAGGGAACGTTCGCCTACGACGAATTTACAGAAACGATCGACAAGGTTTTTGGGAAGTAG